The following coding sequences are from one Pseudonocardia sp. EC080619-01 window:
- a CDS encoding glycosyltransferase family 1 protein has translation MRVAIVSECFLPVVNGVTNSVLRVCEHLRAGGHDVLVIAPGSGEPQEYDGIPVVRIPAVGLPVVNSMPVGVPSRRVLTALRAFRPDVVHLAAPFVVGARGLAAARRLGIPTVAIYQTDVAGFASSYGLGLTARAAWRWTCRLHSMADRTLAPSSWATGALRERGVPRVHQWARGVDTRRFTPSRRDDALRAELAPDGERLIGFVGRLAPEKQVDRLAVLGSMPGTRLVVVGDGPSADGLRERLPSAAFLGHRGGDELARIYASLDVFVHTGQAETFCQAVQEALASGVPVVAPDAGGPRDLVLPGRTGYLVAPRPDGGEPGDPATDEADRELVGAVTALCDPGRNRAFGTAARQSVLRRTWTAVGDELLAHYTQVLHAAPERLAA, from the coding sequence GTGCGCGTCGCAATCGTCTCGGAATGCTTCCTGCCGGTGGTCAACGGCGTCACCAACTCCGTCCTGCGGGTGTGCGAGCACCTGCGGGCCGGTGGTCACGACGTCCTCGTGATCGCACCCGGGTCCGGTGAGCCGCAGGAGTACGACGGGATCCCGGTCGTCCGGATCCCCGCCGTCGGGCTCCCGGTGGTCAACTCGATGCCGGTCGGCGTCCCGAGCCGCCGGGTGCTCACCGCGCTGCGGGCGTTCCGGCCGGACGTCGTCCACCTGGCCGCGCCGTTCGTCGTCGGGGCGCGGGGGCTGGCCGCCGCGCGCCGGCTCGGCATCCCGACGGTCGCGATCTACCAGACCGACGTCGCCGGGTTCGCCTCGTCGTACGGGCTCGGTCTCACCGCCCGTGCGGCCTGGCGCTGGACCTGCCGGCTGCACTCGATGGCGGACCGCACGCTCGCCCCGTCCAGCTGGGCGACCGGCGCGCTGCGCGAGCGCGGCGTCCCGCGGGTGCACCAGTGGGCGCGCGGCGTCGACACCCGGCGGTTCACCCCCTCCCGGCGCGACGACGCGCTGCGCGCCGAGCTGGCGCCGGACGGGGAACGGCTGATCGGGTTCGTCGGCCGGCTGGCCCCGGAGAAGCAGGTCGACCGGCTCGCGGTGCTGGGGTCGATGCCCGGGACACGGCTGGTCGTCGTCGGGGACGGGCCGAGCGCTGACGGGCTGCGGGAGCGGCTGCCGTCGGCGGCGTTCCTGGGGCACCGCGGCGGCGACGAGCTCGCCCGGATCTACGCCAGCCTCGACGTCTTCGTCCACACCGGACAGGCCGAGACGTTCTGCCAGGCCGTGCAGGAGGCGCTGGCCTCCGGTGTCCCGGTCGTCGCGCCGGACGCGGGCGGACCGCGCGACCTCGTCCTGCCCGGCCGCACCGGGTACCTCGTCGCACCCCGCCCGGACGGCGGCGAGCCCGGCGACCCCGCCACCGACGAGGCCGACCGCGAGCTGGTCGGCGCCGTCACCGCGCTGTGCGACCCGGGCCGCAACCGGGCGTTCGGCACCGCCGCCCGCCAGTCCGTCCTGCGCCGCACCTGGACCGCGGTCGGGGACGAGCTGCTCGCGCACTACACCCAGGTGCTGCACGCCGCGCCCGAGCGCCTCGCCGCCTGA
- a CDS encoding demethylmenaquinone methyltransferase: MSRAELDKDPHDVARMFDGVARRYDLTNTAMSGGQDRYWRVQTRRALALSPGEKVLDLAAGTAVSTVELAKDGAWCVAADFSLGMLRAGAHRDVPKAAADALHLPFADASFDAVTISFGLRNVADTVAGLREMARVTRPGGRLVVCEFSTPTWAPFRALYQGAVLGHLIPTVARTVSSNPDAYLYLAESIRDWPDQAALSQKIADAGWERVAWRNLTVGAVALHRAYKPA; encoded by the coding sequence GTGTCCCGCGCCGAGCTCGACAAGGATCCGCACGACGTCGCCCGGATGTTCGACGGCGTCGCCCGGCGCTACGACCTGACCAACACCGCGATGTCCGGCGGTCAGGACCGCTACTGGCGGGTGCAGACCCGGCGCGCACTGGCCCTCTCGCCCGGCGAGAAGGTCCTCGACCTCGCCGCCGGTACCGCGGTGTCCACCGTCGAGCTCGCGAAGGACGGCGCCTGGTGCGTCGCCGCCGACTTCTCGCTGGGCATGCTGCGCGCGGGCGCCCACCGCGACGTGCCGAAGGCCGCCGCCGACGCCCTGCACCTGCCCTTCGCCGACGCCTCGTTCGACGCCGTCACGATCTCCTTCGGCCTGCGCAACGTCGCCGACACCGTCGCCGGGCTGCGCGAGATGGCCCGGGTGACCCGCCCCGGCGGACGTCTCGTGGTCTGCGAGTTCTCCACCCCCACCTGGGCGCCGTTCCGCGCGCTCTACCAGGGCGCCGTCCTCGGGCACCTGATCCCCACCGTGGCCCGCACGGTGTCCTCGAACCCGGATGCCTACCTCTACCTCGCCGAGTCGATCCGGGACTGGCCCGACCAGGCCGCGCTCTCCCAGAAGATCGCCGACGCGGGCTGGGAGCGGGTGGCCTGGCGCAACCTCACCGTCGGCGCCGTGGCGCTGCACCGGGCGTACAAGCCCGCCTGA
- a CDS encoding NADH-quinone oxidoreductase subunit A produces the protein MLDPYLPLVLLFALAAGFAVFSVAAAPLIGPRRFNRAKLDSYECGIEPSPQPVVGGGRVPVAYYLTAMLFILFDIELVFMYPYAVVADAVGVFGFVAITLYIATIAFAYAYEWRRGGLEWN, from the coding sequence ATGCTCGATCCCTATCTCCCGCTCGTCCTGCTGTTCGCGTTGGCGGCGGGGTTCGCGGTGTTCTCGGTCGCCGCGGCGCCACTGATCGGGCCGCGCCGGTTCAACCGGGCGAAGCTGGACTCCTACGAGTGCGGCATCGAGCCCTCGCCGCAACCCGTCGTCGGTGGCGGTCGCGTCCCGGTCGCCTACTACCTCACGGCGATGCTGTTCATCCTGTTCGACATCGAGCTGGTGTTCATGTACCCGTACGCCGTCGTCGCCGACGCGGTCGGTGTCTTCGGGTTCGTGGCCATCACGCTCTACATCGCCACGATCGCCTTCGCGTACGCCTACGAATGGCGTCGCGGCGGGCTCGAGTGGAACTGA
- a CDS encoding NADH-quinone oxidoreductase subunit B family protein, with translation MGLEENLPSGVLLTNVEKLVNWTRKSSLWPATFGLACCAIEMMTTGAPRYDLARFGMEVFRASPRQADLMIVAGRVSNKMAPVLRQIYDQMPEPRWVLAMGVCASSGGMFNNYAIVQGVDHVVPVDMYLPGCPPRPEMLIDAILKIHAKIMDEPLGPKRAAELAESGYRTPMVPSSVKFAPKHKQLDALKSTPTPDVPNHLEPGAQPKPALNELVAAERPDLPSLADAARGGEQQ, from the coding sequence ATGGGACTCGAGGAGAACCTGCCCAGCGGTGTCCTGCTGACCAACGTCGAGAAGCTGGTCAACTGGACCCGGAAGTCGTCGCTCTGGCCCGCCACGTTCGGCCTGGCCTGCTGCGCCATCGAGATGATGACCACCGGCGCACCGCGCTACGACCTCGCGCGGTTCGGCATGGAGGTCTTCCGTGCCTCGCCGCGCCAGGCCGACCTGATGATCGTCGCGGGCCGGGTGAGCAACAAGATGGCGCCGGTCCTGCGCCAGATCTACGACCAGATGCCCGAGCCGCGCTGGGTGCTCGCGATGGGCGTGTGCGCCAGCTCCGGCGGCATGTTCAACAACTACGCGATCGTCCAGGGCGTCGACCACGTCGTGCCGGTGGACATGTACCTGCCGGGCTGCCCGCCGCGGCCGGAGATGCTCATCGACGCGATCCTGAAGATCCACGCCAAGATCATGGACGAGCCGCTGGGCCCGAAGCGGGCCGCCGAGCTGGCCGAGTCCGGGTACCGGACGCCGATGGTGCCGTCGTCGGTGAAGTTCGCGCCGAAGCACAAGCAGCTGGACGCGCTGAAGAGCACGCCCACCCCGGACGTGCCGAACCATCTCGAGCCGGGCGCGCAGCCGAAGCCGGCCCTGAACGAGCTGGTCGCGGCCGAGCGGCCGGACCTGCCGTCGCTGGCCGACGCCGCGCGTGGAGGTGAGCAGCAGTGA
- a CDS encoding NADH-quinone oxidoreductase subunit C: MTGPTGTSKDDAEPTGGEHSSSQESGAALEQQQAGGGGDALAGVRPAARITETRARSGMFGVRGTGDTSGYGGLTLPGYAPAPAERPFGGWFDEFADELGAAMDERSIPRDAIEQVTIDRDEMTLYVLPDKLNAVARTLRDDPGLRFEFCATVSGVDYSAPDGSPVDRPVHVAYHLLSMTYRRRIRLEVALDIENLHVDSVVDVYPTADWHERETWDMFGVVFDGHPALTRILMPDDWEGHPQRKSYPLGGIPVEYKGAEIPPPDERRAYS; the protein is encoded by the coding sequence GTGACCGGACCGACCGGTACCTCGAAGGACGACGCCGAGCCCACCGGCGGCGAGCACTCGTCGTCGCAGGAGAGCGGCGCCGCGCTGGAGCAGCAGCAGGCCGGTGGTGGTGGGGACGCGCTGGCCGGTGTCCGGCCCGCCGCCCGCATCACCGAGACCCGGGCACGCTCGGGCATGTTCGGCGTCCGCGGCACCGGGGACACCTCCGGCTACGGCGGGCTGACGCTGCCCGGGTACGCGCCGGCGCCGGCCGAGCGGCCCTTCGGCGGCTGGTTCGACGAGTTCGCCGACGAGCTGGGCGCGGCGATGGACGAGCGATCCATCCCGCGGGACGCGATCGAGCAGGTCACGATCGACCGCGACGAGATGACCCTGTACGTGCTGCCCGACAAGCTCAACGCGGTCGCCCGCACGCTGCGCGACGACCCGGGCCTGCGCTTCGAGTTCTGCGCGACGGTGTCCGGTGTGGACTACTCGGCGCCGGACGGGTCGCCCGTCGACCGGCCGGTGCACGTCGCCTACCACCTGCTGTCCATGACCTACCGGCGCCGCATCCGGCTCGAGGTCGCGCTGGACATCGAGAACCTGCACGTCGACAGCGTCGTCGACGTGTACCCCACCGCGGACTGGCACGAGCGCGAGACCTGGGACATGTTCGGCGTCGTCTTCGACGGCCATCCCGCGCTGACCCGGATCCTCATGCCGGACGACTGGGAGGGCCACCCCCAGCGCAAGAGCTACCCGCTGGGCGGCATCCCCGTGGAGTACAAGGGGGCGGAGATCCCGCCGCCCGACGAGCGGAGGGCCTACTCGTGA
- a CDS encoding NADH-quinone oxidoreductase subunit D, giving the protein MTSTDDRPTTPQQDPYAAPGRETTEGTVYTVTGGDWDTLMDADHDDRIVINMGPQHPSTHGVLRLVLELEGETVTQGRAVIGYLHTGIEKNCEYRTWTQGVTFVTRADYLAPLFNEAAYCMAVEKLLDVEVPHRAEHIRVLLMELNRIGSHLVALATGGMELGALTGMTSGFREREEVLHLLEFLTGLRMNHAFIRPGGLAQDLPEGYRERVTEFLDVMDSRLPDYDRLLTGQPIWKQRLEGVGYLPVDGCLALGASGPILRSAGLAWDLRKHMPYSVYDEYDFEVPTATEADCYARYRLRVAEIHESLKIMRQALAKLDEIGPGRVMVDDPKVAWPAQLSIGSDGMGTTLEHVRKIMGQSMESLIHHFKLVTEGFHVPPGQAYVGVESPRGELGVHLVSDGGTRPVRVHVRDPSFVNLQTMPAMSEGGQVADVIAAVASIDPVMGGCDR; this is encoded by the coding sequence GTGACGAGCACCGACGACCGCCCCACCACACCGCAGCAGGACCCCTACGCCGCTCCCGGCCGGGAGACCACCGAGGGCACCGTCTACACGGTCACCGGTGGCGACTGGGACACCCTGATGGATGCGGACCACGACGACCGCATCGTCATCAACATGGGTCCGCAGCACCCGTCGACGCACGGCGTGCTGCGACTCGTCCTCGAGCTGGAGGGCGAGACCGTCACCCAGGGCCGTGCGGTGATCGGCTACCTGCACACCGGCATCGAGAAGAACTGCGAGTACCGGACCTGGACGCAGGGGGTCACGTTCGTGACCCGCGCGGACTACCTGGCGCCGCTGTTCAACGAGGCCGCGTACTGCATGGCCGTCGAGAAGCTGCTCGACGTCGAGGTGCCGCACCGGGCCGAGCACATCCGGGTGCTGCTCATGGAGCTCAACCGGATCGGTTCGCACCTGGTCGCACTCGCCACCGGCGGCATGGAGCTGGGCGCGCTGACCGGCATGACGTCGGGGTTCCGCGAGCGCGAGGAGGTCCTGCACCTGCTCGAGTTCCTGACCGGCCTGCGGATGAACCACGCGTTCATCCGGCCCGGCGGGCTCGCCCAGGACCTCCCCGAGGGGTACCGGGAGCGGGTCACCGAGTTCCTCGACGTCATGGACTCGCGGCTGCCCGACTACGACCGCCTGCTCACCGGCCAGCCGATCTGGAAGCAGCGGCTGGAGGGTGTCGGCTACCTGCCCGTCGACGGCTGCCTGGCGCTCGGTGCGTCCGGTCCGATCCTGCGGTCGGCCGGGCTGGCCTGGGACCTGCGCAAGCACATGCCGTACTCGGTCTACGACGAGTACGACTTCGAGGTCCCGACGGCGACCGAGGCCGACTGCTACGCCCGCTACCGGCTGCGCGTCGCCGAGATCCACGAGTCGCTGAAGATCATGCGGCAGGCGCTGGCGAAGCTCGACGAGATCGGCCCCGGCCGGGTCATGGTCGACGACCCGAAGGTCGCGTGGCCGGCTCAGCTCTCGATCGGCAGCGACGGCATGGGCACCACGCTCGAGCACGTCCGCAAGATCATGGGTCAGTCGATGGAGTCGCTGATCCACCACTTCAAGCTGGTGACGGAGGGCTTCCACGTGCCGCCGGGCCAGGCCTACGTCGGGGTCGAGTCCCCGCGCGGCGAGCTCGGCGTCCACCTGGTCTCCGACGGCGGCACCCGCCCGGTCCGCGTCCACGTGCGCGACCCCAGCTTCGTGAACCTGCAGACGATGCCCGCGATGAGCGAGGGCGGCCAGGTCGCCGACGTCATCGCGGCCGTCGCGTCGATCGACCCCGTGATGGGAGGTTGCGACCGATGA
- a CDS encoding NAD(P)H-dependent oxidoreductase subunit E produces MTLPGGNPESNSPAPVTPTEREFPAPPEPSPVSPTFDELTRARTKETIAQYPEPRSALLPLLHLVQSVEGYVSQDGIRYCAEALELTTAEVSAVATFYTMYKRSPCGEHLVSVCTNTLCAALGGDDIYTRLQTHLGSEDRPLGHEETVGEPGTTGSLTLEHAECLAACDLAPVLQVDYEYFDNQSVESAVELVDALRRGERPQPTRGAPLTDLRTVELELAGFTDEAAPVDETARVEGPSSAIESVRGARLAEDNGWTAPAMPGSPPAMPALPEKK; encoded by the coding sequence ATGACCCTCCCCGGAGGCAACCCGGAGTCCAACTCGCCGGCCCCGGTCACCCCGACGGAGCGCGAGTTCCCCGCACCGCCGGAGCCGTCGCCGGTCTCGCCGACGTTCGACGAGCTCACCCGCGCGCGGACGAAGGAGACCATCGCCCAGTACCCGGAGCCGCGGTCGGCGCTGCTCCCGCTGCTGCACCTGGTGCAGTCGGTCGAGGGCTACGTCAGCCAGGACGGCATCCGCTACTGCGCCGAGGCCCTCGAGCTGACCACGGCCGAGGTGTCCGCGGTGGCGACGTTCTACACGATGTACAAGCGCAGTCCCTGCGGCGAGCACCTGGTCAGCGTGTGTACCAACACGCTGTGCGCGGCGCTCGGCGGGGACGACATCTACACCCGGCTGCAGACCCACCTGGGTTCCGAGGACCGCCCGCTGGGGCACGAGGAGACGGTGGGCGAGCCGGGCACGACCGGCTCCCTCACGCTCGAGCACGCGGAGTGCCTGGCGGCGTGCGACCTCGCCCCGGTCCTGCAGGTCGACTACGAGTACTTCGACAACCAGTCGGTCGAGTCGGCGGTCGAGCTGGTCGACGCGCTGCGCCGCGGTGAGCGTCCGCAGCCGACCCGCGGTGCCCCGCTGACCGACCTCCGCACCGTCGAGCTGGAGCTGGCCGGCTTCACCGACGAGGCGGCCCCGGTCGACGAGACCGCCCGGGTCGAGGGGCCGTCGTCGGCGATCGAGTCGGTGCGGGGGGCGCGGCTGGCCGAGGACAACGGCTGGACCGCCCCGGCGATGCCCGGCAGCCCGCCCGCGATGCCCGCGCTACCGGAGAAGAAGTGA
- the nuoF gene encoding NADH-quinone oxidoreductase subunit NuoF encodes MSTTEPVRKPDPVTPVLTRRWLSPRSWSIDTYEQLDGYTSLRTAFAAHPDQLIQLIKDSGLRGRGGAGFPTGMKWGFIPQDDGSGKGPGAKPKYLVINADEGEPGTCKDIPTMMADPHSLIEGCIVTSYAIRANFCAIYVRGEALHCIRRLRAAVREAKARGYLGTDILGSGFDLEIVVHAGAGAYICGEETALLDSLEGRRGQPRLKPPFPATAGLYACPTVVNNVETIASVPAIVNGGSDWFRSMGREKSPGPKIYSISGHVERPGQYEAPLGITLRELLELAGGMKDGVPLKFWTPGGSSTPLLTADHLDVPLDFEGAAEAGSMLGTTAVQVFNETVSVPWAVMKWTEFYKHESCGKCTPCREGTYWLVQVLERMVHGQGTSADVDMMLDVCDNILGRSFCALGDGATSPITSGITYFRQEFLDLIAEQPDVDRPEQLTDVELAQRTNGTELTGATA; translated from the coding sequence ATGAGCACCACAGAGCCTGTGCGCAAGCCGGACCCGGTCACGCCCGTCCTGACGAGGCGGTGGCTGTCGCCGCGGTCGTGGTCCATCGACACCTACGAGCAGCTCGACGGCTACACGTCGCTGCGCACCGCGTTCGCCGCCCACCCGGACCAGCTCATCCAGCTGATCAAGGACTCCGGCCTGCGCGGCCGCGGCGGCGCGGGGTTCCCGACCGGCATGAAGTGGGGCTTCATCCCGCAGGACGACGGCAGCGGGAAGGGCCCCGGCGCGAAGCCGAAGTACCTGGTCATCAACGCCGACGAGGGCGAGCCGGGCACCTGCAAGGACATCCCGACGATGATGGCCGACCCGCACTCGCTCATCGAGGGCTGCATCGTCACCAGCTACGCGATCCGCGCGAACTTCTGCGCGATCTACGTGCGCGGCGAGGCGCTGCACTGCATCCGCCGGCTCCGTGCCGCGGTCCGTGAGGCGAAGGCGCGCGGCTACCTCGGCACCGACATCCTCGGCTCCGGGTTCGACCTGGAGATCGTGGTGCACGCCGGTGCCGGCGCCTACATCTGCGGCGAGGAGACGGCGCTGCTCGACTCGCTGGAGGGCCGGCGCGGCCAGCCGCGGCTCAAGCCGCCGTTCCCGGCGACCGCCGGGCTGTACGCCTGCCCGACCGTCGTGAACAACGTCGAGACCATCGCGAGCGTCCCGGCGATCGTCAACGGCGGCTCGGACTGGTTCCGCTCGATGGGCCGGGAGAAGTCGCCCGGCCCGAAGATCTACTCGATCTCCGGGCACGTCGAGCGACCCGGCCAGTACGAGGCCCCGCTCGGCATCACGCTGCGCGAGCTGCTGGAGCTGGCCGGCGGCATGAAGGACGGCGTCCCGCTGAAGTTCTGGACGCCGGGCGGCTCGTCGACGCCGCTGCTCACCGCCGACCACCTCGACGTCCCGCTCGACTTCGAGGGCGCCGCCGAGGCCGGTTCCATGCTGGGGACGACCGCGGTGCAGGTCTTCAACGAGACCGTCTCGGTGCCGTGGGCGGTCATGAAGTGGACCGAGTTCTACAAGCACGAGAGCTGCGGCAAGTGCACCCCGTGCCGCGAGGGCACGTACTGGCTGGTGCAGGTGCTGGAGCGCATGGTGCACGGCCAGGGGACGAGCGCCGACGTCGACATGATGCTCGACGTCTGCGACAACATCCTCGGCCGCTCGTTCTGCGCGCTCGGGGACGGCGCCACGTCCCCCATCACCAGCGGCATCACGTACTTCCGCCAGGAGTTCCTGGACCTCATCGCGGAGCAGCCCGATGTGGACCGCCCGGAGCAGCTGACGGACGTGGAGCTCGCGCAACGGACCAACGGCACTGAACTGACCGGAGCCACCGCATGA
- a CDS encoding NADH-quinone oxidoreductase subunit G, with protein sequence MTIAPDEKTETPVPEGHVRLTIDGQVVDAPKGELLIRTCERLGIVIPRFCDHPLLDPAGACRQCLVEVEMGGRPMPKPQASCTMTVADGMVVKTQHTSERADKAQQGVMELLLINHPLDCPICDKGGECPLQNQAMAHGRADSRFVETKRTFPKPLPISTEVLLDRERCVLCQRCTRFSEEIAGDPFIDLLERGANQQVGIAEDQPFQSYFSGNTIQICPVGALTSAAYRFRSRPFDLRSTPGTCEHCSSGCDMRTDSRRGTVLRRLAGNDPEVNEEWLCDKGRFAFRYLGSRERITRPMVRRENGELEEASWTEALQVAAEGLLAARDGAGIGVLPGGRLTVEDAYAYAKFARVVARTNDIDFRARPHSDEELEFLAAHVAGGTPDDAVTFERIENAPAVLTVGTDPEEESGIVFLRLRKAWRKKGLRHFQVGPFTSTGAEKTGATVLHAVPGAEAAVVADPGADVVTALEQPGTVILVGDRAAESPGLYSAVSALAARTGAAIGWLPRRAGDRGALEAGALPTLLPGGRPVTDAAARAELEQAWGSGPLPERPGRDGDAILAAAAGGALAALVVGGVDPQDMADPQAAITALREVGFLVSLEIHTSAVTELADVVLPVAPDAQRSGTYVNWEGRRRPFGVALDAAGVLPDCRVLDTLGVEMDVDLFTQTPAAAAGELDRLGSHRPGTAAPSRAPGEARRPGYGQAVLATSRQLVDDASLAIDEPALAGTARRPYVKVNAATAERLGLVEGDDAAVRTDRGTITLPVSLTDLPDGVVWLPTCSPGSHVRPTLGAGHGDLVGVAPAGPNGSDS encoded by the coding sequence ATGACGATCGCGCCGGACGAGAAGACCGAGACCCCGGTCCCCGAGGGCCACGTCCGCCTCACCATCGACGGCCAGGTCGTCGACGCCCCCAAGGGCGAGCTGCTGATCCGCACCTGCGAGCGCCTCGGCATCGTGATCCCGCGGTTCTGCGACCACCCGCTGCTCGACCCGGCCGGCGCCTGCCGGCAGTGCCTGGTCGAGGTCGAGATGGGCGGCCGGCCGATGCCGAAGCCGCAGGCCAGCTGCACGATGACCGTCGCCGACGGCATGGTCGTCAAGACCCAGCACACGTCGGAGCGGGCGGACAAGGCGCAGCAGGGCGTGATGGAGCTGCTGCTCATCAACCACCCGCTGGACTGCCCGATCTGCGACAAGGGCGGCGAGTGCCCGCTGCAGAACCAGGCGATGGCGCACGGCCGCGCCGACTCCCGGTTCGTGGAGACGAAGCGGACGTTCCCGAAGCCGCTGCCGATCTCCACCGAGGTGCTGCTGGACCGCGAGCGCTGCGTGTTGTGCCAGCGCTGCACCCGGTTCTCCGAGGAGATCGCCGGCGACCCGTTCATCGACCTGCTGGAGCGCGGCGCGAACCAGCAGGTGGGGATCGCCGAGGACCAGCCGTTCCAGTCGTACTTCTCGGGCAACACGATCCAGATCTGCCCGGTCGGCGCGCTGACCAGCGCCGCGTACCGGTTCCGGTCGCGGCCGTTCGACCTGCGCTCGACGCCCGGCACCTGCGAGCACTGCAGCTCCGGCTGCGACATGCGGACCGACTCCCGGCGCGGGACGGTGCTGCGCCGCCTGGCAGGCAACGACCCGGAGGTCAACGAGGAGTGGCTCTGCGACAAGGGCCGCTTCGCCTTCCGCTACCTCGGCAGCCGGGAGCGGATCACTCGGCCGATGGTGCGCCGGGAGAACGGTGAGCTGGAGGAGGCCTCCTGGACCGAGGCGCTGCAGGTCGCCGCGGAGGGCCTGCTCGCGGCCCGCGACGGCGCCGGCATCGGCGTGCTGCCCGGCGGGCGGCTCACCGTCGAGGACGCCTACGCCTACGCCAAGTTCGCCCGCGTCGTCGCCCGCACCAACGACATCGACTTCCGGGCCCGGCCGCACTCCGACGAGGAGCTGGAGTTCCTGGCCGCGCACGTCGCCGGGGGCACCCCCGACGACGCGGTGACCTTCGAGCGGATCGAGAACGCCCCGGCGGTGCTCACCGTCGGGACCGATCCCGAGGAGGAGTCCGGGATCGTCTTCCTCCGGCTGCGCAAGGCGTGGCGGAAGAAGGGGCTGCGGCACTTCCAGGTCGGACCCTTCACCTCGACCGGCGCGGAGAAGACCGGGGCCACGGTGTTGCACGCCGTGCCGGGCGCCGAGGCCGCGGTCGTCGCCGACCCCGGTGCCGACGTCGTGACGGCGCTGGAGCAGCCGGGCACGGTGATCCTCGTCGGGGACCGCGCGGCGGAGTCGCCCGGCCTCTACTCGGCGGTCTCGGCGCTGGCCGCGCGGACCGGGGCGGCGATCGGCTGGCTGCCGCGCCGGGCCGGGGACCGCGGGGCGCTGGAGGCCGGTGCGCTGCCGACCCTGCTGCCCGGTGGGCGTCCGGTGACCGACGCCGCGGCCCGCGCCGAGCTGGAGCAGGCCTGGGGCTCCGGGCCGCTGCCGGAGCGGCCCGGTCGCGACGGTGACGCCATCCTGGCGGCCGCCGCGGGTGGTGCGCTGGCGGCACTCGTCGTCGGCGGGGTGGACCCGCAGGACATGGCGGACCCGCAGGCCGCGATCACCGCGCTGCGGGAGGTCGGTTTCCTGGTCAGCCTGGAGATCCACACCTCGGCGGTGACGGAGCTGGCCGACGTCGTGCTGCCGGTCGCGCCGGACGCCCAGCGTTCCGGGACCTATGTGAACTGGGAGGGCCGCCGCCGCCCGTTCGGCGTCGCGCTGGACGCGGCCGGAGTCCTGCCGGACTGCCGGGTGCTGGACACCCTCGGCGTCGAGATGGACGTCGACCTGTTCACCCAGACCCCGGCCGCCGCGGCCGGGGAGCTCGACCGGCTCGGCTCGCACCGTCCGGGCACCGCCGCACCGTCCCGGGCACCGGGTGAGGCGCGCCGTCCCGGCTACGGCCAGGCCGTCCTCGCGACGTCCCGCCAGCTGGTCGACGACGCCTCGCTCGCGATCGACGAGCCGGCGCTGGCGGGCACCGCACGGCGGCCCTACGTGAAGGTCAACGCGGCCACCGCCGAGCGCCTCGGCCTCGTCGAGGGCGACGACGCGGCGGTCCGCACCGACCGCGGCACGATCACCCTCCCGGTCTCGCTGACCGACCTGCCGGACGGCGTCGTGTGGCTGCCCACCTGCTCGCCCGGCTCGCACGTCCGGCCCACCCTCGGGGCCGGGCACGGTGACCTCGTCGGCGTGGCGCCGGCCGGCCCGAACGGGAGCGACTCGTGA